A single region of the Arthrobacter sp. zg-Y820 genome encodes:
- a CDS encoding class I SAM-dependent methyltransferase yields the protein MEQTNSGSAGSPGRVPSAPLSRDAIQDLWDQRYAGSDELWSGQPNAALVHEVRGLVPGRILDVGCGEGADALWLAEQGWDVTALDVSRVALDRAARQAERRGVTVTWLHSGLVEAALPAASFDVVSAQYPALLRTGDNAAERALLNAVAPGGVLLAVHHPLPTAAQASARGIDLDEYVGLADIRALLGGNWRIEVDEVRPRHVAAGAGAHHTEDVVLRARRLR from the coding sequence ATGGAACAGACAAACTCCGGCTCCGCCGGCTCCCCCGGCCGCGTCCCCTCCGCTCCCCTCAGCCGGGATGCGATCCAAGACCTCTGGGATCAGCGCTACGCCGGCTCGGATGAACTGTGGAGCGGGCAGCCCAATGCGGCACTGGTTCACGAGGTCCGCGGGCTGGTGCCCGGACGCATCCTGGACGTCGGCTGCGGCGAGGGCGCCGACGCCCTGTGGCTGGCCGAACAGGGCTGGGATGTTACGGCCCTTGACGTGTCGCGGGTGGCACTGGACCGGGCTGCCCGGCAGGCCGAACGGCGAGGAGTGACGGTGACCTGGCTGCACTCCGGCCTCGTCGAGGCCGCGCTGCCGGCCGCATCCTTTGACGTGGTGTCGGCGCAGTACCCGGCACTGCTGCGCACCGGCGACAACGCCGCCGAACGGGCACTGCTGAATGCCGTGGCACCCGGCGGCGTGCTTTTGGCCGTACATCACCCGTTGCCGACCGCTGCGCAGGCCAGTGCCCGCGGCATTGATCTGGACGAATATGTGGGCCTGGCGGATATCCGCGCGCTCCTCGGCGGAAACTGGCGGATCGAAGTCGACGAGGTCCGGCCCCGGCACGTCGCCGCCGGAGCCGGCGCCCACCACACCGAGGACGTCGTCCTGCGGGCGCGGCGCCTGCGCTGA
- a CDS encoding ABC transporter ATP-binding protein — MSFHPGLTPQRANADDGPAPVLAAARSVTKRYAGKPALSGVSLEIRAGEALGLLGPNGAGKSTLLSLLCGLRTADAGSVELFGRSPRDPLARRELGTTPQATSLPPTLRVRETVDFVAAHYADPVPTAELLTDFGLAEIAAKQCGGLSGGQQRRLMVALALVGRPRLVILDEPTTGLDVEARENLWERLGEYRRAGGTLLVTSHYLEEIQALSGRVVVLNSGAIVADGTVDEIRGHVSVSKVSFRTGLPPSSFASLPESAGATAGPNNTVTVLSRDADETVRRLVRDNVPFSRLEVHAASLEEAFLALTHHPDTVSASAGEEQP, encoded by the coding sequence ATGAGTTTCCACCCCGGACTTACACCGCAGCGGGCCAACGCCGACGACGGACCGGCACCTGTCCTAGCGGCAGCCCGCTCGGTCACCAAGCGCTATGCCGGCAAACCGGCGCTTAGCGGGGTGAGCCTGGAGATCCGGGCCGGTGAAGCCCTCGGCCTGCTCGGCCCGAACGGCGCCGGCAAATCCACTCTGCTGAGCCTGCTCTGCGGGCTCCGCACGGCAGATGCCGGAAGCGTGGAACTCTTTGGCCGGAGTCCGCGGGATCCGCTGGCCCGGCGGGAGCTGGGCACGACGCCGCAGGCAACCTCGCTTCCACCCACGCTGCGGGTCCGCGAGACTGTCGACTTCGTGGCCGCCCACTACGCCGATCCGGTGCCCACGGCCGAGCTGCTGACGGATTTCGGGCTGGCGGAGATCGCGGCCAAACAGTGCGGCGGGCTCTCGGGCGGACAGCAGCGCCGGCTCATGGTGGCGCTGGCCCTGGTCGGACGGCCGCGGCTGGTGATCCTGGACGAGCCCACCACCGGCCTGGACGTGGAGGCACGCGAAAACCTCTGGGAGCGGCTCGGCGAGTACCGCAGGGCGGGCGGCACCCTCCTGGTCACCAGCCACTATCTGGAGGAAATCCAGGCACTGTCGGGCCGGGTTGTCGTCCTGAACTCCGGTGCCATCGTTGCCGACGGGACGGTGGATGAAATCCGCGGCCATGTGTCGGTCAGCAAGGTGTCCTTCCGCACCGGGCTGCCGCCGTCGTCGTTTGCATCCCTGCCTGAGAGCGCAGGTGCCACCGCCGGGCCGAACAACACAGTGACCGTGCTGAGCCGCGACGCCGATGAAACGGTGCGCCGGCTGGTTCGCGACAACGTGCCCTTTTCCCGGCTGGAGGTCCACGCGGCCAGCCTCGAAGAGGCCTTCCTGGCCCTGACGCACCATCCCGACACCGTTTCGGCCTCCGCCGGAGAGGAGCAGCCATGA
- a CDS encoding NYN domain-containing protein yields the protein MTEPNDARVGLYIDFDNIVISRYQQLHGRNAFQRDGIRNFDKTSRDADPEVAAKLTAATVDFNAIIDFAASFGTLVVNRAYADWSVPVNASYQRQLMSRAVDLTQLFTTTTRGTKNGADIRLAVDVVEDLFRLPDLTHVIIVAGDSDYIALAQKSKRLGRFVVGIGVAGSTSTSLAAACDEFEDYDSLPGIDKTAAAAAAAERPAPGKKSPDPVEAAEPDPAPLKARNLTTIPMFSHTGFPQFDEPEPAEDIDPQTLATELLVRALQIGHAKGDADEWLNTGTIKNQMRRMDPSFNEKPLGFRSFTDFLASHGDLVELEEDGPQRLIRLRPEADTPR from the coding sequence ATGACTGAACCAAACGATGCCCGCGTCGGCCTCTACATCGACTTCGACAACATCGTCATCTCGCGCTATCAGCAGCTGCACGGCCGAAACGCCTTCCAGCGTGACGGCATCCGCAACTTCGACAAGACGAGCCGGGATGCCGACCCCGAGGTGGCCGCCAAATTGACCGCGGCGACGGTCGATTTCAACGCCATCATCGACTTCGCCGCGTCCTTTGGCACCCTCGTCGTCAACCGCGCGTATGCCGACTGGTCGGTGCCGGTCAACGCGAGCTACCAGCGCCAGCTCATGTCCCGGGCGGTGGACCTCACCCAGCTGTTCACCACGACCACCCGCGGCACCAAGAACGGCGCGGACATCCGCCTCGCCGTTGATGTGGTCGAAGATCTCTTCCGGCTGCCCGACCTCACTCACGTCATCATCGTCGCCGGAGACTCCGACTACATTGCCCTCGCGCAGAAGTCGAAGCGGCTCGGCCGCTTTGTTGTCGGCATCGGGGTCGCCGGGTCGACCAGCACCTCCCTCGCCGCCGCGTGCGACGAGTTCGAGGACTACGACTCGCTGCCCGGCATCGACAAGACCGCCGCGGCCGCAGCCGCGGCGGAACGGCCGGCGCCGGGGAAGAAGTCACCCGATCCGGTGGAGGCGGCGGAGCCTGATCCGGCACCCCTCAAGGCCCGCAACCTCACAACGATCCCCATGTTCTCGCACACCGGGTTTCCGCAGTTCGACGAGCCGGAGCCGGCCGAGGACATCGATCCGCAGACACTGGCGACGGAGCTCCTCGTGCGCGCCCTGCAGATCGGCCACGCCAAGGGCGACGCCGACGAGTGGCTCAACACGGGCACGATCAAGAACCAGATGCGGCGGATGGACCCCTCCTTTAATGAGAAGCCGCTCGGCTTCCGGTCCTTCACCGATTTCCTCGCCTCGCACGGCGACCTGGTGGAGCTGGAGGAGGACGGCCCGCAGCGCCTCATCCGTCTTCGCCCGGAGGCGGACACCCCGCGCTGA
- a CDS encoding transcriptional regulator, which translates to MPELDPVIHAESRLRALTTLNEVGELNRIAFTKLRGMLDMTAGNLSTHLRKLEDAGYVEITKTIEGRTPVTYVGISAEGRLAYLQYRKALRDLLAGLTQDGRSLPLEAP; encoded by the coding sequence ATGCCTGAACTGGATCCGGTCATCCACGCCGAATCCCGGCTCCGGGCCCTCACCACGCTCAATGAGGTGGGCGAGCTCAACCGCATCGCCTTCACCAAACTGCGCGGCATGCTGGACATGACCGCCGGCAACCTCTCCACGCACCTGCGCAAGCTCGAAGACGCCGGCTACGTCGAGATCACCAAGACCATCGAAGGGCGCACCCCCGTCACCTATGTGGGCATCAGCGCCGAAGGCAGGCTCGCTTACCTGCAGTACCGCAAGGCGCTCCGGGACCTCCTCGCGGGCCTTACCCAAGACGGCAGATCCTTACCACTGGAGGCACCATGA
- a CDS encoding helix-turn-helix transcriptional regulator, translating to MGIDVNAPIFVISVAAELADMHPQTLRQYDRLGIVCPSRAPGRSRRYSQHDIDMLREVQRLSQEGVSLEGIKRIMQLENQVSSLRSRISELSAELDSIQQRTPERSRVFAAGLAGDVVTLTRGQRPPASRPFANQLSLASLVQRRSQLRALPAGKQEPVNYADDGYVPSL from the coding sequence ATGGGCATAGATGTTAATGCGCCTATTTTTGTGATCTCCGTAGCCGCGGAGTTGGCGGACATGCATCCGCAGACCCTGCGGCAGTACGACCGGCTGGGAATCGTCTGCCCCAGCCGGGCGCCGGGCAGGTCCCGGCGCTACTCGCAGCATGACATCGACATGCTCCGCGAGGTCCAGCGGCTCTCCCAGGAGGGCGTCTCGCTGGAAGGCATCAAACGCATCATGCAGCTGGAGAACCAGGTTTCCAGCCTGCGGTCCCGGATCTCGGAACTCTCCGCGGAACTGGACTCGATCCAGCAGCGCACGCCGGAGCGGAGCCGGGTCTTCGCCGCAGGCCTGGCCGGCGACGTCGTCACCCTCACCCGGGGCCAGCGGCCGCCCGCCTCGCGTCCCTTCGCGAACCAGCTCAGCCTGGCTTCGCTGGTCCAGCGGCGGAGCCAGCTGCGCGCCTTGCCGGCCGGGAAGCAGGAACCCGTGAACTACGCCGACGACGGCTACGTCCCGTCCCTGTGA
- a CDS encoding ABC transporter permease has protein sequence MTSLVRAHTKAQVLEQLRIPISVISSTVFPTLALVFFVLPQQAVISNPIASLIAVAQLALFGVMSSFLFNYGIGVAEDRANPWSSYVRTLPAGALPPTVARALTAMMFAFFALIPVMLVGVFTTAALDAFTTGTLAWWRVPASVLVWLVCGLPFLFLGLLIGYLCTPKVAIAVTQVVFFPLAFAGGLMLPPELFSPGLNTFSLFLPTRAARDVSVAVFSGEPLGPAALPCLLAWTLLLGALAIWANRRDQGRRFR, from the coding sequence ATGACATCCCTGGTCCGCGCCCACACCAAGGCGCAGGTGCTGGAGCAGCTGCGCATTCCGATTTCGGTGATTTCCTCAACCGTGTTCCCCACGCTGGCCCTGGTGTTTTTCGTGCTGCCGCAGCAGGCGGTGATCTCCAACCCCATTGCGTCGCTGATAGCGGTGGCCCAGCTCGCGCTCTTCGGCGTGATGAGCTCGTTCCTGTTCAACTACGGGATCGGTGTCGCTGAGGACCGCGCCAATCCGTGGAGCAGCTACGTGCGGACGCTGCCGGCCGGTGCCCTGCCGCCCACCGTGGCCCGGGCACTGACCGCGATGATGTTTGCCTTTTTCGCACTGATCCCGGTGATGCTGGTGGGTGTGTTCACCACGGCGGCGCTGGACGCCTTCACCACCGGCACGCTGGCCTGGTGGCGGGTGCCGGCCTCGGTGCTGGTGTGGCTGGTGTGCGGGCTGCCGTTCCTGTTCCTGGGCCTGCTCATCGGGTATCTGTGCACCCCAAAGGTGGCGATTGCCGTCACGCAGGTGGTGTTCTTTCCGCTGGCCTTCGCCGGCGGGCTGATGCTGCCGCCGGAATTGTTCAGCCCCGGACTGAACACGTTCTCGCTGTTCCTGCCCACCCGGGCGGCCCGCGACGTCTCGGTGGCGGTGTTTTCCGGCGAGCCGCTCGGCCCGGCCGCGCTGCCCTGCCTGCTGGCATGGACCCTGCTCCTCGGCGCCCTGGCAATCTGGGCGAACCGCCGCGACCAGGGCCGCCGGTTCAGGTAA